From one Desulfovibrio sp. JC022 genomic stretch:
- a CDS encoding fumarylacetoacetate hydrolase family protein, whose translation MKVYRIRHGEQVFYATQEDGHFKSLVTGQPGSVPIPASECTVLPIVVPSKIVCVGLNYKAHAAELDMKIPDEPMIFLKPPSAVVGNNDAIIIPSSSQQVDYEGELAVIMGQTTKNVLPQDIAPRIFGYACANDVTARDFQRKDTLFTRAKGFDTFAPVGPCIETDIDVSGLGIRTIVNDKVRQEGTIADMQYSPAELVSYISRIMTLNPGDVIMTGTPPGIGTLAAGDRVEVEIEGIGTLSNPVVDDDSLKAPVQ comes from the coding sequence ATGAAAGTTTACAGAATCAGACATGGCGAACAGGTGTTCTATGCCACTCAGGAAGACGGGCATTTCAAAAGCCTCGTTACAGGGCAGCCCGGTTCTGTACCCATCCCGGCATCGGAATGCACGGTCCTGCCTATTGTGGTTCCTTCCAAAATTGTCTGCGTAGGCCTGAATTACAAGGCTCACGCCGCTGAACTTGATATGAAAATACCGGATGAACCCATGATTTTCCTCAAACCACCCTCTGCGGTTGTAGGAAACAACGACGCCATTATCATCCCTTCATCTTCCCAGCAGGTGGATTATGAAGGCGAGCTGGCTGTAATTATGGGCCAGACAACAAAAAATGTACTTCCGCAGGACATTGCACCGCGCATCTTCGGCTACGCCTGCGCAAATGATGTTACCGCAAGGGATTTCCAGCGCAAGGACACCCTATTCACCCGGGCCAAAGGATTTGACACTTTCGCCCCGGTGGGCCCCTGCATTGAAACAGATATTGATGTCAGCGGGCTGGGCATCCGAACTATAGTTAATGATAAGGTCCGCCAGGAAGGCACTATTGCAGACATGCAGTACAGCCCGGCGGAACTGGTCAGCTACATCTCGCGCATCATGACCCTCAATCCCGGCGATGTGATTATGACCGGCACTCCTCCGGGAATCGGCACACTTGCTGCCGGGGATCGGGTGGAAGTGGAGATTGAAGGAATCGGCACTCTCAGCAACCCGGTAGTTGACGATGATTCATTGAAGGCGCCTGTACAGTAA